The following proteins come from a genomic window of Winogradskyella sp. PC-19:
- a CDS encoding DUF4345 domain-containing protein, with the protein MKITKYNIHLWISIPIVFSAGLSYGFYPNSFLEIQPETLDESNFNKAIMGLYFGFVTLWTFGVFMKSFYKPALISHVCFMLPMALGRLLSIILDGVPSDLYIYGTIGELALGVYGIWVLKSIASQ; encoded by the coding sequence TTGAAAATCACAAAGTACAACATACACCTTTGGATATCGATACCTATTGTCTTCAGTGCTGGTTTGAGCTATGGATTTTATCCTAATTCTTTTTTAGAAATCCAACCCGAAACTTTAGACGAAAGCAATTTTAACAAAGCCATAATGGGTTTGTATTTTGGGTTTGTTACGTTGTGGACTTTCGGGGTTTTTATGAAATCGTTTTATAAACCAGCGTTAATTAGTCATGTCTGTTTTATGCTGCCAATGGCTTTAGGAAGATTACTAAGTATAATTTTAGATGGTGTTCCTTCAGACTTATATATTTATGGAACCATAGGAGAGTTGGCACTTGGGGTTTATGGTATTTGGGTATTAAAGTCTATCGCTTCTCAATAG
- a CDS encoding M28 family peptidase, which translates to MKRITILILVFLCFSCRNKIRQDVYILADDKFEGRQTGTQGEKLAADYIVDRFKEIGLSPKGTEGFLQNFSFKPKTDPHKEVEFTTNADSTITGRNVLGFINNNAENTIIIGAHYDHLGYGGEGSLYREKDKAVHNGADDNASGVAVMLNLASRLNVKNNHAETKDANNYLFMAFSGEEMGLLGSNYFSKNPTIEAKSINYMINMDMVGRMKQDSTLAVYGTGTSPMFNQTLKANNDKFKLIENESGVGPSDHTSFYLIDIPVLHFFTGQHEDYHKPGDDSEKLNYDGMNLISDYIFEIIDDLNDNGKMAFRKTKNESEETPRFKVGLGVVPDYLFDGKGMRIDGTREDTPAFAAGLQKGDVVIKLGDNTVTDMMSYMRALSVFDKGQEAKITVKRDEEVIDTTVKF; encoded by the coding sequence ATGAAAAGAATAACGATTTTAATACTTGTATTTCTCTGTTTTTCTTGTAGAAATAAAATCCGACAAGATGTATATATTTTAGCAGATGATAAATTTGAAGGAAGGCAAACTGGTACACAAGGCGAAAAATTAGCAGCGGATTACATTGTAGACCGTTTTAAAGAAATTGGATTATCTCCAAAAGGCACTGAAGGTTTTTTACAAAATTTCAGCTTTAAACCAAAGACAGACCCACATAAAGAAGTTGAATTTACAACCAATGCGGATAGTACAATTACTGGCAGAAACGTTCTTGGTTTTATAAATAATAATGCTGAAAATACTATTATAATAGGTGCGCATTACGACCATTTAGGTTATGGTGGCGAAGGCTCACTTTATCGTGAGAAAGATAAAGCTGTGCATAATGGTGCTGATGACAACGCTAGTGGTGTTGCTGTTATGCTAAATTTAGCTAGCAGATTAAATGTAAAAAATAACCACGCCGAAACTAAAGATGCAAATAACTATTTGTTTATGGCATTTTCAGGAGAAGAAATGGGATTATTAGGGTCTAATTATTTTTCTAAAAACCCTACGATTGAAGCCAAATCCATTAACTACATGATTAACATGGACATGGTTGGTCGCATGAAACAAGACAGTACTTTAGCCGTTTACGGTACAGGAACTTCGCCTATGTTTAATCAGACATTAAAAGCCAATAATGATAAATTTAAATTGATTGAAAACGAAAGTGGAGTTGGTCCAAGTGATCACACATCGTTTTATTTAATTGACATCCCAGTATTACACTTTTTTACAGGGCAGCATGAAGATTACCATAAGCCTGGCGATGATTCTGAAAAGCTGAATTATGATGGTATGAATTTAATTTCAGATTACATTTTTGAAATCATCGACGATCTTAACGATAATGGGAAAATGGCTTTCAGAAAAACTAAAAACGAAAGCGAAGAAACACCTCGTTTTAAAGTTGGCTTAGGTGTTGTCCCAGATTATTTATTTGATGGGAAAGGAATGCGTATTGATGGTACGCGTGAAGATACACCTGCTTTTGCAGCAGGTCTACAAAAAGGTGATGTCGTTATTAAACTAGGCGATAATACTGTTACTGACATGATGAGCTATATGCGCGCTCTATCTGTTTTTGACAAAGGCCAAGAAGCCAAAATCACTGTAAAGCGTGACGAAGAAGTTATAGATACGACAGTGAAATTTTAA
- a CDS encoding TolB family protein — MKKLFLSLLIGISIVSCKNESEKSDKVAVQPEEKQLVAGNDSLIYPEEVHFKSIRQVTFGGDNAEAYWSFDDKQLVFQSNNAAWNVGCDQMFLMDANETFKDKTPPMISTGKGRTTCAYFLPDNKHIIYASTHLEQDECPDTPLRKNGKYIWPIYDSYDIFVADLEGNIVKQLTNEIGYDAEPTVSPKGDKIVFTSTRSGDLELYTMNIDGSDVKQITNELGYDGGAFFSPDGSQLIFRSSRPKTEKEIKEYKDLLAEGLVEPTEMELYICNADGSNLRQLTDLGNANWSPFFLPSGDKVLFSSNFEAERGFPFNLYMIDTDGKNLKRITHGETFDAFPVFSNDGKYLAFSSNRNNGGGRDTNLFIAEWQD; from the coding sequence ATGAAAAAGCTTTTCTTGAGTCTTTTAATAGGAATTTCAATTGTTTCGTGTAAAAATGAAAGCGAAAAATCAGATAAGGTAGCGGTTCAACCTGAAGAAAAACAGTTAGTTGCAGGAAATGATTCTTTAATTTATCCTGAAGAAGTTCATTTTAAATCTATAAGACAAGTCACGTTTGGTGGCGATAATGCCGAAGCGTATTGGAGTTTTGATGATAAGCAATTGGTTTTTCAATCAAATAATGCTGCTTGGAATGTTGGTTGCGATCAAATGTTTTTGATGGATGCTAATGAAACATTTAAGGATAAAACACCACCAATGATAAGTACAGGAAAAGGCCGAACAACATGCGCTTATTTCCTACCAGACAACAAGCATATTATCTATGCATCTACGCATTTGGAGCAAGATGAATGTCCTGACACACCATTGCGTAAGAACGGAAAATACATCTGGCCAATTTACGACAGCTATGATATTTTTGTGGCTGATTTAGAAGGCAATATTGTAAAGCAATTAACTAACGAAATTGGTTACGATGCCGAGCCTACTGTATCTCCAAAAGGTGACAAAATTGTTTTTACATCAACCAGAAGTGGTGACTTGGAATTGTACACAATGAATATTGACGGTAGTGATGTAAAACAAATCACAAATGAATTAGGTTATGATGGTGGCGCATTCTTTTCGCCAGATGGAAGTCAGTTAATTTTCCGCTCGTCAAGACCAAAAACGGAAAAAGAGATTAAAGAATACAAAGATTTATTGGCAGAAGGACTAGTAGAACCAACCGAAATGGAATTATATATCTGTAATGCTGATGGAAGTAATTTACGACAACTTACAGATTTAGGAAACGCTAATTGGAGCCCATTCTTCCTACCATCAGGAGACAAGGTATTATTCTCATCAAACTTTGAGGCAGAGCGAGGTTTCCCTTTCAACTTATACATGATTGATACTGACGGTAAAAATTTAAAAAGAATCACTCATGGTGAAACGTTTGATGCTTTCCCTGTGTTTTCTAATGATGGAAAATATTTAGCGTTTTCAAGTAACCGTAATAATGGTGGTGGACGCGATACAAACTTATTTATTGCTGAGTGGCAAGATTAA
- a CDS encoding TonB-dependent receptor domain-containing protein, which translates to MSIRLKPLISAVLFMFSIFAFSQELTLTGKVVDEQQKPISFANITLFSLDTEIFIKGTSSNDDGVFELTSLSDGTYTLKISFIGFKTIEKTVEIKGDVRLKNIVLVEDSETLEAVTVNAKRPTIIRKPDRLTFNIENTALTEGSTLQVLKSTPGIIVSEGSINIKSSPATVFINNRRVQLTSDELIQLLESAPANSVKSVDVITNPPASYDADSGSVINIIMSKNLVTGYRGSVATNYTQGAFPRYNAATSHYFKNDKINLNLNYSYTNQKINREEENGIDYFDSNGNINQIWNSDIDRNTKTETHNANINFDYYVSDKTTLSLTSTALFTPYFKYRILNLTDINDANSNFLENFTANNLSRDDKFNIGSDLNLSTEFDNGSRLSFNGHYTIYNYSRNQAVFQNNSNQPDSEFNTVANQNTDIYTAKIDYSLPINDSSSFETGLKFSNINTESDITRVDVINGSEVINTANSNIFNYDENVFAAYANYSKSWEKWDIVVGLRAEQTNVDGFSPTLNQTNTQDYFKWFPNASISHNFSDNFSLYGNYKRSITRPSYTSLNPFTFFINENTIVVGKPDLQPTFQDHFVVGSSFLEYFTVEAYYINYDGAINELPRQNNNTNILAYTPTNLDKTVDYGFDFSFYYPKNRWSIYFVTSFFNITEEANLSEGFTDLSQWSNYSILQNTLSLLEDNSLNLSLTLTWVGKNVQQLSTVEDRLFSEFSLTKSVLKNKGVISLSVEDIFNYQDAESSTNYFNQSNRQFVDIDNRFVKLGFRYKFGNTKLSTNERATDAEERDRIKDLQ; encoded by the coding sequence ATGTCAATCAGATTAAAGCCCCTAATTTCTGCTGTCCTTTTTATGTTCAGCATTTTTGCGTTCTCGCAAGAGCTTACCTTAACAGGTAAAGTTGTGGATGAACAACAAAAACCTATATCTTTTGCTAATATTACTCTATTCTCTTTAGATACTGAAATATTTATAAAAGGCACTAGTTCTAACGATGATGGTGTTTTTGAACTCACCTCACTTTCTGATGGAACCTATACTTTAAAAATAAGTTTTATTGGTTTTAAAACTATAGAAAAAACTGTGGAAATAAAAGGTGATGTGCGGCTAAAAAACATAGTCTTAGTTGAAGATTCTGAAACTTTAGAAGCAGTAACAGTTAACGCAAAACGCCCTACTATTATAAGGAAACCAGACCGATTAACTTTTAATATTGAAAATACTGCATTAACGGAAGGCTCTACGCTTCAGGTTTTAAAAAGCACACCGGGAATTATTGTTTCAGAAGGAAGTATTAATATTAAAAGTTCTCCTGCCACGGTATTTATAAATAATCGTCGTGTGCAATTGACTTCGGATGAACTGATTCAGCTCCTAGAGAGTGCACCAGCTAATAGTGTTAAATCTGTCGATGTGATTACAAATCCACCTGCAAGTTATGATGCAGATAGTGGCTCTGTAATTAATATTATAATGAGCAAAAACTTAGTAACTGGTTATCGTGGAAGTGTTGCTACAAACTACACACAAGGTGCTTTTCCGAGATATAATGCGGCTACAAGTCATTATTTTAAAAATGATAAAATAAATCTGAATCTAAATTACAGTTACACTAACCAGAAAATTAATCGAGAAGAAGAAAATGGTATTGATTATTTTGACTCAAATGGAAATATAAATCAAATTTGGAATTCTGATATTGATCGCAACACCAAAACAGAAACTCATAATGCTAATATTAATTTTGATTATTACGTGAGTGATAAAACAACGCTAAGCCTCACAAGTACTGCTTTGTTTACTCCCTATTTCAAATACCGTATTTTAAATCTTACTGATATAAATGATGCAAACTCTAATTTTTTAGAAAATTTTACTGCAAATAATTTATCACGTGATGATAAATTTAATATTGGCTCTGATTTAAACCTAAGCACAGAATTTGATAACGGAAGTCGTCTTTCTTTTAATGGACACTACACAATTTACAATTACAGCCGTAATCAGGCAGTTTTCCAAAACAACTCAAATCAACCCGATTCTGAATTTAATACCGTTGCCAATCAGAATACGGATATTTACACAGCAAAAATCGATTATAGTTTACCTATAAATGATTCATCTTCTTTTGAAACTGGTTTAAAGTTTAGCAACATTAACACAGAAAGTGACATTACAAGAGTTGATGTTATTAACGGTTCTGAAGTTATAAATACTGCCAATAGTAACATATTTAATTATGACGAGAATGTATTTGCTGCATACGCCAACTATAGTAAATCCTGGGAAAAATGGGATATAGTTGTCGGTTTAAGAGCCGAACAAACCAATGTTGATGGTTTTTCGCCCACATTAAATCAAACCAATACTCAGGACTATTTTAAATGGTTTCCTAATGCAAGTATTTCTCATAACTTTTCAGATAATTTTAGCTTATACGGAAATTATAAACGTAGTATTACTAGACCGAGTTACACGTCGTTAAATCCTTTTACGTTTTTCATAAATGAAAATACAATTGTTGTCGGAAAACCTGACTTACAACCAACTTTTCAGGACCATTTTGTTGTAGGATCTAGTTTTTTAGAATACTTTACTGTTGAAGCCTATTACATTAATTATGACGGTGCAATTAATGAATTGCCTAGACAAAATAATAACACAAATATCCTTGCTTATACACCTACAAATCTTGATAAAACTGTTGACTACGGTTTTGATTTCTCATTTTATTATCCCAAAAACAGATGGAGTATATATTTTGTAACGTCATTTTTTAATATTACTGAAGAAGCAAACCTTAGCGAAGGCTTTACAGATTTAAGTCAGTGGTCTAATTATAGTATTCTACAAAACACACTATCTCTATTAGAAGATAATAGTTTAAACTTATCCCTGACATTAACTTGGGTTGGTAAAAATGTACAGCAATTATCTACAGTAGAAGATCGCTTATTTTCAGAGTTTAGCTTAACTAAAAGTGTCTTAAAAAATAAGGGTGTTATTTCGTTAAGTGTTGAAGATATTTTTAACTATCAAGATGCTGAATCTTCAACAAATTATTTCAACCAGTCTAATAGGCAATTTGTAGATATTGACAACCGCTTTGTAAAACTTGGCTTCCGCTACAAATTTGGAAACACGAAACTAAGCACTAATGAGCGTGCTACAGATGCTGAAGAGCGTGATAGAATCAAAGATTTACAATAA
- the lepA gene encoding translation elongation factor 4, with translation MKNIRNFCIIAHIDHGKSTLADRLLDYTGSVTAREKQDQLLDSMDLERERGITIKSHAIQMDYEFEGEQYVLNLIDTPGHVDFSYEVSRSIAACEGALLIVDAAQSIQAQTISNLYLALENDLEIIPVLNKVDLPSANPEEVTDDIVDLLGCDPEEVIHASGKTGFGVDDILKAIIERVPAPEGDPEAPLQALIFDSVYNTFRGIETYFRVFNGEIKKGQKIKFVATDKEYFADEVGTLKLNQIPKQSVKAGDVGYLITGIKTAKEVKVGDTITDFANPTTNIVEGFEDVKPMVFAGIYPVDTEDYEELRNSMEKLQLNDASLVFQPESSAALGFGFRCGFLGMLHMEIIQERLEREFDMTVITTVPNVSYHAYTNKNPDEAFIVNNPSDLPEVTTVNRVEEPYIKATIITKSDFVGNVMSLCIEKRGMIINQTYLTTERVELIFEMPLAEIVFDFYDRLKTVSKGYASFDYSPIGMKVSKLVRLDVLLNAQPVDALSALIHADNAHNIGKKMCEKLKELIPRQQFDIPIQAAIGAKIIARETVKALRKDVTAKCYGGDISRKRKLLEKQKKGKKRMRQVGNVEIPQQAFMAVLKLND, from the coding sequence ATGAAGAACATCAGGAATTTTTGCATCATTGCGCATATTGACCATGGTAAAAGTACACTTGCCGATAGGTTACTCGATTATACAGGTTCGGTTACAGCACGCGAAAAACAAGACCAATTACTAGATAGTATGGACTTGGAGCGCGAACGTGGGATTACAATTAAGTCCCACGCCATACAAATGGATTATGAATTTGAGGGAGAACAATATGTTTTAAACCTAATAGACACTCCTGGCCACGTTGATTTCTCCTACGAAGTATCACGTTCTATTGCTGCTTGTGAAGGCGCTTTACTTATTGTAGATGCGGCTCAAAGCATACAAGCTCAGACGATTTCTAATTTGTATTTGGCTCTGGAAAATGACTTAGAAATTATCCCTGTTTTAAACAAAGTTGATTTACCAAGTGCCAATCCAGAAGAGGTTACGGATGATATTGTAGATTTATTAGGTTGTGATCCCGAAGAAGTAATCCACGCAAGTGGAAAAACAGGATTTGGAGTTGATGACATCTTAAAGGCTATCATCGAACGTGTTCCTGCGCCAGAGGGTGATCCAGAAGCACCTTTACAAGCCTTGATTTTTGATTCGGTTTACAATACATTTAGAGGTATTGAAACCTATTTTAGAGTTTTTAATGGTGAAATAAAAAAAGGACAAAAAATAAAATTTGTCGCTACAGATAAAGAATATTTTGCAGATGAAGTAGGTACTTTAAAGCTTAATCAAATTCCAAAGCAAAGCGTCAAAGCGGGTGATGTAGGCTATTTAATTACAGGAATTAAAACAGCAAAGGAAGTAAAAGTAGGAGATACCATTACCGATTTTGCAAACCCGACCACAAATATTGTTGAAGGTTTTGAAGACGTAAAACCAATGGTATTTGCAGGTATTTACCCTGTTGATACAGAAGATTATGAAGAGCTTCGCAACTCTATGGAGAAATTACAACTTAATGATGCGTCTTTGGTATTTCAGCCAGAAAGTTCTGCAGCTTTAGGTTTTGGTTTCCGATGTGGATTTTTAGGCATGTTACACATGGAAATTATCCAAGAGCGTTTAGAGCGCGAGTTTGATATGACGGTAATTACAACCGTACCTAACGTAAGTTATCATGCTTATACCAATAAAAATCCTGACGAAGCATTTATTGTCAACAATCCAAGTGATTTACCTGAGGTTACAACTGTAAATCGTGTTGAAGAACCTTACATAAAGGCGACTATAATAACAAAATCTGATTTTGTAGGTAATGTGATGAGCTTGTGTATCGAAAAGCGAGGCATGATTATAAATCAGACCTATTTAACGACCGAACGTGTTGAGCTTATTTTTGAAATGCCACTAGCGGAAATTGTATTTGATTTTTACGATAGGTTAAAAACGGTTTCTAAAGGTTATGCGTCTTTTGATTATTCTCCGATTGGGATGAAGGTCTCAAAATTAGTGCGTCTAGATGTACTATTAAATGCTCAGCCAGTTGATGCGCTTTCTGCATTAATCCACGCTGATAACGCACATAACATTGGTAAAAAAATGTGTGAGAAGCTGAAAGAATTAATTCCGAGACAACAATTTGATATTCCGATTCAAGCAGCAATTGGTGCTAAGATTATCGCTCGCGAAACAGTAAAAGCACTTCGTAAAGATGTAACTGCAAAATGTTATGGTGGAGATATTTCTCGTAAACGTAAGCTTTTAGAAAAGCAGAAAAAAGGGAAGAAACGTATGCGTCAAGTAGGAAATGTAGAAATTCCACAGCAAGCATTTATGGCGGTTTTAAAGTTGAATGATTAA